From the genome of Maniola jurtina chromosome 10, ilManJurt1.1, whole genome shotgun sequence, one region includes:
- the LOC123868952 gene encoding protein ALP1-like, whose product MKVRKLSRNVIIAFILRRRRIKKRNREYWVHPIHSDRLLNAFYRMSISSFNELVKLIGPAIAKEDTNLRLSIPAEGRLSVTIRYLATGVSFNTLSFDYLMGASTIRDITKTTCEQIWNILQPLFMAIKQEDDWIKISDEFYSRTNFPNIIGAIDGKHIRMIQPEHSGSSYFNYKKFFSCVLMAWTDADYKFVYIDVGSYGTASDSEIFKTSEMGKRLSENRLNIPSGRHLPNDDDGNVIPFSVVGDEAFGLDNHILRPYAKRNLNYTKRIFNYRHTRARRMVECTFGILANKWRIFHRPIDVNINFCVRIIKACCVLHNYVRIKDGVKFTDTLYSCPMNNLTINKNNRGRNNMNEVRQYMSSYFISPGGAIPCQYNKV is encoded by the exons ATGAAAGTTAGAAAATTATCCAGAAATGTTATTATTGCTTTTATACTACGGAGAAGAAGGATCAAGAAGAGAAACCGAGAGTATTGGGTGCATCCCATTCACAGTGACAGATTACTAAA TGCCTTCTATCGAATGAGCATAAGCAGCTTCAATGAACTCGTCAAATTAATTGGACCAGCAATAGCGAAGGAGGATACAAATTTAAGACTTTCAATACCTGCTGAAGGGAGATTGAGCGTTACAATACG ATATTTGGCTACCGGAGTTAGTTTCAATACTTTGTCATTTGATTATCTAATGGGTGCTTCTACAATACGAGATATTACTAAAACTACATGTGAGCAAATATGGAACATACTTCAACCGTTGTTTATGGCAATCAAACAAGAAGATGATTGGATTAAAATTTCAGACGAATTTTATAGTCGCACAAATTTTCCAAACATCATTGGAGCGATAGATGGCAAGCATATACGGATGATACAACCAGAACATTCCGGATCATCATATTTTAACTACAAAAAGTTCTTCTCTTGCGTCTTAATGGCTTGGACAGATGCAGATTATAAATTTGTGTATATAGATGTTGGTTCTTATGGGACAGCTAGTGATtcagaaatatttaaaacatctgAAATGGGTAAACGGCTTTCCGAAAACCGATTAAACATTCCCTCTGGAAGGCATTTGCCCAATGATGATGACGGAAATGTTATTCCATTCTCTGTCGTAGGCGATGAAGCGTTTGGACTTGACAATCACATATTACGCCCTTATGCAAAAAGAAATTTAAACTACACCAAGCGAATTTTCAACTATAGACATACAAGAGCTCGACGCATGGTTGAATGTACTTTCGGCATTCTCGCTAACAAATGGCGTATTTTTCACCGCCCAATTGACGTGAATATCAATTTTTGTGTTCGAATAATCAAAGCTTGCTGTGTccttcataattatgtacgaatCAAAGATGGTGTAAAATTCACCGATACACTCTACAGTTGTCCTATGAATAACTTaacgataaataaaaacaatcgaGGAAGAAATAATATGAATGAGGTGCGGCAGTATATGTCGTCATACTTTATTTCTCCTGGAGGTGCAATTCCTTGTCAATATAACAAAGTGTAA